A single window of Liolophura sinensis isolate JHLJ2023 chromosome 6, CUHK_Ljap_v2, whole genome shotgun sequence DNA harbors:
- the LOC135466814 gene encoding uncharacterized protein LOC135466814, giving the protein MAPSDGKVMPSSNVWLCYAVWSAFLCSNWVLADISCMVGNIDSRELMKEYSCSYYANKAEIERTHEEHSSALPGHYHNVPHNSSSKEHSTFISPPNISVALLPKVEITHCYVFKYQLVKMLEQKGHPLREVSIHANFSCDYQNLCQNQPLATGIQIRYNGIDGELFCCKEDNCNKEDAVRDIPPRQQLCYNASNDGTTKKAALDYCTQPDTRCARARRTDPGKEEELYFCDNLHHCQNHSLTINDTVAEMCKMVNIGAKEIELCCCSKNKCYVPDWLNDEKASVNTESPPVTRTSPGLSWMFIGGMILTALISAAIISIIWMGIRHCRRGARDNIMTLTYTRLTVSVPEPGKEDVQMLLE; this is encoded by the exons GGTTTTAGCAGACATTTCCTGCATGGTTGGAAACATAGACTCGCGGGAGCTAATGAAGGAGTATTCCTGTAGCTACTATGCAAATAAAGCAGAGATTGAGCGAACACACGAAGAACATAGCAGCGCGCTACCTGGGCACTACCACAATGTTCCCCACAATTCAAGCTCAAAAGAACATTCGACATTCATATCGCCGCCCAATATATCCGTGGCTCTTCTCCCAAAAGTAGAGATCACGCATTGCTACGTCTTCAAATACCAGTTGGTGAAGATGCTGGAGCAGAAAGGCCATCCTCTGAGAGAGGTGTCAATCCATGCTAACTTCTCTTGTGATTATCAGAACCTGTGTCAGAATCAACCTCTGGCCACAGGtatacag ATACGGTACAACGGCATTGATGGTGAACTGTTTTGCTGTAAGGAAGATAACTGTAACAAAGAAGATGCTGTCAGAGATATTCCCCCGAGACAACAGCTCTGTTACAATGCCTCCAATGATGGCACCACTAAAAAGG CTGCCCTGGACTACTGCACCCAGCCTGACACCCGGTGTGCGCGAGCCCGCCGCACAGACCCAGGTAAAGAGGAGGAGCTGTACTTCTGTGATAACCTGCACCACTGTCAAAACCACAGCCTCACCATCAACGACACCGTAGCAGAAATGTGTAAAATG GTTAATATAGGAGCAAAGGAAATAGAACTGTGCTGTTGTTCAAAGAACAAATGCTATGTGCCTGACTGGTTGAACGATGAGAAAGCTTCAGTAAACACTGAGAGTCCTCCGGTGACAAGGACAAGTCCAGGTTTGAGCTGGATGTTTATCGGAGGGATGATTCTCACCGCTCTCATCAGTGCTGCCATCATCAGCATTATATGGATGGGAATTCGTCACTGTCGCCGCGGAGCCCGTGACAACATTATGACCCTGACTTACACAAGACTGACAGTGAGTGTGCCCGAGCCAGGGAAAGAAGATGTGCAGATGCTGCTGGAGTAG